A window of Chitinophagales bacterium contains these coding sequences:
- a CDS encoding exopolyphosphatase yields the protein MRLAAIDIGSNAARLLISDVIENGNQRPEFIKMTLVRVPLRLGFDVFEKGTITPVREEKIIKTIKSYRHLIDVYDVKHLKACATSAMRDASNAEEIIRRVKLETGIEIEIISGQEEASFIYENHVAESMNKDESYLYIDVGGGSTELTFFSDGKMVFKESFNIGTIRLLKNQVNESQWDSMKEFIKSKTKGHHHVTAIGSGGNINKLFSLSKKKEGKPLHLELLRDYYKEFSNLTLSQRMMLYKLREDRADVIVPALLIYINVMRWADAEEIYVPKIGLADGLIHNLYEEVKSPIS from the coding sequence TTGAGACTGGCAGCCATTGATATTGGAAGTAATGCAGCAAGATTACTCATCAGCGATGTGATCGAAAATGGAAACCAACGTCCGGAATTCATAAAAATGACCCTGGTGAGGGTACCCCTTCGCCTCGGTTTTGATGTGTTTGAAAAAGGTACCATTACACCGGTCCGGGAGGAAAAGATCATCAAGACCATCAAATCCTATCGCCATCTTATTGATGTGTATGATGTAAAGCACCTGAAAGCCTGCGCCACATCTGCCATGCGCGATGCTTCCAATGCGGAGGAGATCATTCGCCGGGTCAAATTGGAAACCGGGATCGAAATTGAGATCATCAGTGGACAGGAAGAAGCCTCCTTTATTTACGAGAACCATGTGGCGGAAAGTATGAACAAGGATGAGTCCTACCTCTATATTGATGTAGGTGGTGGCAGTACCGAACTCACTTTCTTTAGCGATGGGAAAATGGTATTTAAAGAATCCTTTAATATCGGAACGATCCGTTTGCTCAAGAACCAGGTCAATGAATCACAATGGGATTCCATGAAGGAATTCATCAAGTCCAAAACCAAAGGACATCACCATGTGACCGCCATCGGATCGGGAGGAAATATCAACAAACTTTTTTCCCTGTCCAAGAAAAAGGAAGGCAAACCCCTGCATCTTGAATTACTCCGCGACTATTACAAAGAATTTAGCAACCTGACCCTTTCACAACGAATGATGTTGTATAAATTAAGGGAAGACCGTGCCGATGTAATAGTTCCTGCCCTGCTGATCTATATCAACGTTATGCGCTGGGCCGATGCCGAAGAGATTTATGTCCCCAAAATAGGCCTTGCAGATGGCCTCATTCATAATTTATACGAAGAGGTGAAGTCCCCCATTTCCTGA